A stretch of Marinobacter sp. F4206 DNA encodes these proteins:
- a CDS encoding GFA family protein: MKRTAKCLCGQLQITVQDDPAISMACNCTNCQRRTGSAFGALTYFRNNQVVEISGEAQGFSFEVDSGNTNTTCFCPHCGSTVFFKADLFPGMTGVAAGCFNDPNLPEPTFNVWTQSKYKWMNLPEHWHAMERQMPS; this comes from the coding sequence ATGAAACGCACAGCAAAATGCCTCTGTGGGCAGCTTCAAATCACAGTACAAGACGATCCAGCCATTTCTATGGCCTGTAACTGCACCAATTGCCAACGCAGAACCGGGTCAGCGTTTGGTGCGCTTACCTACTTCAGAAACAACCAGGTTGTGGAGATTTCCGGTGAGGCACAGGGTTTCAGTTTTGAAGTCGATAGTGGAAACACCAACACCACGTGCTTCTGCCCGCACTGTGGGTCCACCGTATTCTTCAAGGCAGACCTGTTCCCCGGCATGACCGGCGTTGCGGCAGGCTGCTTTAACGATCCCAATCTGCCGGAGCCAACATTTAACGTGTGGACGCAATCAAAATATAAGTGGATGAATCTGCCTGAACACTGGCATGCCATGGAGAGACAAATGCCGTCTTAG
- a CDS encoding FMN-dependent NADH-azoreductase, protein MANVLVINASARSGGSISRELTHTFRETWLSSRPEDNVVDRDVGLNPPPIISEEWIAACFTQPEERSQDQHAILEMSDTLISELEAADLVVIGTPMYNYGMPAALKAWVDQVVRINKTFSFDLDRGDWPLEPIFSGKTLVVFTSKGEFGFSPGNIREHMNFLDGHVGAVSHYLGVANRYFVHSEYQEFKDSRHEASKTAAFEEAAGLARKLSSGL, encoded by the coding sequence ATGGCAAACGTTCTTGTAATTAACGCAAGTGCGCGTTCCGGGGGCTCGATTTCACGTGAGCTAACTCACACATTTAGAGAAACCTGGTTGTCTTCAAGACCCGAAGACAACGTGGTGGATCGGGATGTCGGCCTAAATCCGCCTCCGATTATTTCCGAGGAATGGATTGCAGCCTGCTTCACTCAACCGGAGGAACGTTCGCAAGACCAGCATGCCATTCTTGAGATGTCGGACACGTTAATCTCCGAACTAGAGGCGGCTGATTTAGTGGTGATTGGCACCCCGATGTACAACTATGGAATGCCAGCCGCCTTGAAAGCCTGGGTTGACCAGGTGGTAAGGATCAATAAGACATTTTCTTTTGACCTGGATCGTGGCGATTGGCCGCTGGAGCCGATCTTCTCAGGAAAGACATTAGTTGTCTTCACGTCAAAAGGAGAGTTCGGTTTTTCGCCGGGTAATATCCGGGAGCACATGAACTTTCTCGATGGTCACGTTGGTGCGGTGTCACATTATTTAGGTGTCGCCAATCGCTATTTCGTGCATAGCGAGTATCAAGAGTTCAAAGACAGCAGGCACGAAGCATCGAAAACAGCGGCGTTCGAAGAAGCCGCCGGCCTTGCCAGAAAGCTGTCCTCGGGACTGTAA
- a CDS encoding M23 family metallopeptidase codes for MSLMVIVTQVLLPLALLAWITFYPAAGWLAWGLQLISVATVLLGIGLASLWAMPPFWVPYAYGFLLLLIVATHLLRKGIPGTGFWRASAANSVVILMVAMLGMLGGYLAWHAAKGRMLPEEAVVNIAAPFPPGHYLIAHGGSTPMINVHLKTLDPTVERFRPWRGQSKALDIFRITPMGLHKEGWQPTDPARYTTFGVPVLSPCSGEVALLVYGIEDMSVPEMDHDHMAGNYVAINCGGFFVILAHLRQGSIAVAAGDKVKAGDILGQMGNSGNSSEPHLHVHAQRGLPEYAPLAGEPLWLTIDNRFMVRNDTIYIVP; via the coding sequence ATGTCCTTGATGGTAATAGTCACACAGGTTCTTTTGCCGTTGGCGCTCCTGGCATGGATCACGTTTTACCCGGCGGCGGGATGGCTTGCGTGGGGGCTTCAGCTGATCTCGGTAGCGACGGTTCTGCTGGGCATTGGTCTTGCGTCTCTGTGGGCTATGCCGCCGTTTTGGGTACCTTACGCATACGGCTTTCTACTGCTCCTTATTGTCGCGACCCACCTGCTCCGAAAAGGTATACCGGGCACCGGGTTTTGGCGAGCGTCGGCGGCGAATTCGGTTGTGATCCTGATGGTGGCGATGCTGGGCATGCTTGGCGGATACCTGGCATGGCACGCAGCGAAGGGACGGATGCTGCCCGAGGAAGCGGTAGTGAACATAGCTGCTCCCTTTCCCCCAGGGCACTATCTTATTGCCCACGGAGGGAGCACACCGATGATCAACGTGCACCTCAAAACACTGGACCCGACAGTCGAGCGATTCCGTCCGTGGCGAGGCCAGAGCAAGGCCCTGGATATCTTCCGGATCACCCCTATGGGGCTTCACAAGGAGGGCTGGCAGCCGACGGATCCGGCCAGATACACAACCTTTGGCGTGCCGGTTCTCTCGCCATGCAGCGGCGAAGTGGCCCTGTTGGTTTATGGGATAGAAGATATGTCGGTTCCGGAAATGGACCACGACCACATGGCTGGCAACTATGTCGCTATCAATTGCGGGGGCTTTTTCGTGATCCTTGCGCATTTACGCCAGGGAAGTATCGCAGTCGCGGCCGGCGACAAAGTTAAAGCCGGTGACATCCTGGGACAGATGGGCAACTCGGGAAACAGCTCGGAACCGCACCTGCATGTACATGCTCAAAGAGGACTGCCAGAGTATGCTCCTCTGGCTGGTGAGCCGCTCTGGCTCACCATCGACAATCGATTTATGGTGCGCAATGACACGATTTACATTGTTCCTTAA
- a CDS encoding xanthine dehydrogenase family protein molybdopterin-binding subunit produces the protein MSRSDDTLMLANVSRRGLLKGMAGASALLLAARWDTGLANEQAQFGAGAMPGGWIDNPNVFIHIDADGVVTFINNRAEMGQGIRTSLAMVAADELGADWDHVRVEQAPANQEKYGNQNTDGSRSMRHWYQPIRRAGAAARLMLEQAAANQWGVSASEVRSDVHKVVHPATGRELGFGELAEAARELDVPGRNALVLKSDSELRFIGKESGLVNGELKSAYPKAVDGEDIVSGEAVFGADVDLEGTLYAVIARPPVYGAGITSVEDSEALKVPGVQKVIRIETANQPAAFNPLGGVAVVASDTWAAMEGRRALKVEWDLAVAGDNADYTSKDYRESLEKAAQSPGKVIRQSGNVDAALNDAANRVSATYYMPHMAQAPMEPPVAVVRVKDGKAEAWAPVQNPKATRDGVAAILGMDAENVTVNQTLLGGGFGRKSKPDFVSEAARIAKEFEGVPIKLQWSREDDVQHAYYHAVSVDYLEAGLDSEGKATGWLHRTLSPSIASLFAPDPKHKGAFELGMGFNTMPFSIPSIRLENPPAPAHVRIGWFRSVYNLPHAWAIQSFAHEMAEAAGKDHRDYVLDLLGPGREVHNLTVGDGWNYGEDPDTYPIDVARMRRVIERATEEAGWGKDTPKGRGLGLAFHHSFVSYTAIVFDVEVSDGGELTIHRADIAFDCGPQANPERIRAQMEGACVMGIGIALKSEVTFEDGVAQQSNFDRYLLPRMPDAPKVVKVHLIDNPDDAMGGVGEPGLPPVAPALCNAIYAATGKRIRRLPVADQLSG, from the coding sequence ATGAGCCGTTCAGACGACACACTGATGCTAGCCAACGTCAGCCGCCGCGGACTTTTGAAAGGGATGGCCGGCGCCTCCGCGCTTCTGCTCGCAGCCCGATGGGATACGGGCCTTGCCAACGAACAGGCGCAGTTTGGAGCAGGCGCCATGCCCGGCGGCTGGATCGACAATCCCAATGTGTTTATTCATATTGACGCCGACGGTGTGGTCACCTTCATTAACAACCGGGCCGAAATGGGGCAGGGCATTCGCACCAGTCTTGCCATGGTAGCCGCCGACGAACTGGGGGCGGACTGGGACCACGTTCGGGTTGAGCAAGCGCCAGCGAACCAGGAAAAGTACGGCAATCAGAACACCGATGGGTCCCGCAGCATGCGCCATTGGTATCAACCGATTCGCCGTGCCGGGGCTGCTGCCAGGTTGATGCTGGAGCAGGCGGCAGCCAATCAGTGGGGTGTTTCGGCCTCGGAGGTACGGTCCGATGTGCACAAGGTGGTTCATCCGGCCACCGGACGTGAGCTTGGTTTCGGTGAACTCGCCGAGGCAGCACGAGAGCTGGATGTGCCGGGGAGGAATGCCCTGGTCCTGAAATCGGACAGTGAACTGCGATTCATTGGCAAGGAATCCGGCCTGGTCAATGGCGAACTGAAATCCGCTTACCCCAAGGCCGTTGACGGTGAGGACATTGTTTCCGGCGAGGCGGTGTTTGGCGCCGATGTGGACCTGGAGGGAACGCTCTATGCGGTGATTGCGCGTCCGCCGGTCTACGGCGCCGGGATAACCAGCGTTGAAGACAGTGAAGCACTGAAAGTTCCTGGTGTTCAAAAGGTGATCCGCATTGAGACAGCGAACCAGCCTGCTGCTTTCAATCCCCTCGGTGGCGTTGCGGTGGTGGCCTCCGACACCTGGGCTGCGATGGAAGGCCGCAGGGCGCTCAAGGTCGAGTGGGACCTGGCGGTGGCAGGAGACAATGCTGATTACACTTCCAAGGATTATCGGGAATCGCTGGAAAAAGCCGCGCAATCCCCTGGCAAGGTCATCCGGCAATCCGGCAACGTGGATGCTGCCCTGAACGACGCGGCCAACCGTGTTTCGGCAACCTACTACATGCCTCATATGGCCCAGGCGCCAATGGAGCCGCCGGTGGCGGTCGTTCGGGTGAAGGATGGCAAGGCCGAGGCCTGGGCACCGGTCCAGAATCCCAAGGCGACTCGTGATGGGGTGGCCGCCATACTCGGGATGGACGCAGAAAACGTCACTGTGAACCAGACGTTGCTTGGGGGTGGTTTTGGCCGCAAATCAAAACCCGACTTCGTCAGCGAAGCAGCCCGGATTGCGAAGGAGTTTGAGGGCGTGCCCATCAAGCTGCAATGGTCCCGGGAGGATGATGTCCAGCACGCGTACTACCACGCTGTGTCGGTCGATTACCTGGAGGCAGGTCTTGATAGTGAGGGCAAGGCGACCGGTTGGCTGCACAGAACGCTTTCGCCGAGCATCGCCTCGCTGTTTGCCCCGGATCCAAAGCATAAGGGCGCTTTCGAGTTGGGCATGGGCTTCAACACCATGCCGTTCAGCATTCCGTCAATTCGTCTGGAAAACCCGCCGGCACCGGCTCATGTCCGGATTGGCTGGTTCCGTTCCGTCTACAACCTGCCTCACGCCTGGGCCATTCAGAGCTTTGCCCATGAAATGGCAGAAGCAGCCGGAAAGGATCACAGGGATTATGTGCTGGATCTGCTTGGCCCGGGCCGGGAAGTCCACAATCTGACCGTTGGGGATGGCTGGAATTACGGTGAAGACCCGGACACGTACCCCATCGACGTAGCTCGCATGCGGCGCGTCATTGAACGAGCTACCGAGGAAGCCGGCTGGGGCAAGGATACTCCAAAGGGGCGGGGCCTCGGTCTGGCCTTCCACCACAGCTTTGTCTCTTACACCGCCATTGTTTTTGACGTGGAGGTGAGCGACGGCGGCGAACTCACTATCCATAGGGCGGATATTGCCTTCGACTGCGGACCTCAGGCCAACCCGGAGCGCATCCGTGCGCAGATGGAGGGGGCCTGTGTGATGGGTATCGGTATTGCGCTGAAGAGCGAGGTGACGTTCGAGGACGGCGTAGCCCAGCAAAGCAACTTTGACCGATACCTGCTCCCGAGAATGCCGGACGCCCCTAAAGTGGTGAAGGTTCACCTGATCGACAATCCTGACGACGCCATGGGTGGCGTTGGCGAACCCGGTTTGCCTCCTGTGGCTCCGGCCCTTTGCAATGCAATCTATGCGGCGACGGGCAAACGAATCCGGCGCCTTCCGGTTGCTGACCAACTGAGTGGTTGA
- a CDS encoding CPBP family intramembrane glutamic endopeptidase, translated as MNDSCHRCIGLRHWVLSHPLMAFPLFYLGWAYLFWLPVLLSNESVWAFPNLLWFLIGGASPLFAGLGLAALTGGKAKVLDLIRRLVDWRRISGRWWLVILLFWLCLDLAMAGAAFWLGIADSPLDLNTSLFFNPGTLLFLVLLSFVFPAIEEIGLRGYYLDTLQHHFGPTTSGLVNGTAWAVWHAPFVWFPSYYANTTFNPELYWWLPMIVCQTLLMVQVYNRTSRSILAVLIFHGMMNFTGEWLRISPDMYPFMLTGNLLAAALLVLWWHRKKV; from the coding sequence ATGAATGATTCTTGTCATCGTTGTATCGGCTTGCGGCACTGGGTTCTCTCTCACCCGCTAATGGCTTTTCCGTTGTTTTACCTTGGATGGGCCTACCTCTTCTGGTTACCGGTATTATTGTCAAATGAGTCGGTGTGGGCTTTTCCGAATCTGTTGTGGTTCTTAATCGGAGGCGCCAGCCCGTTGTTTGCGGGGTTAGGGCTGGCGGCACTTACAGGCGGTAAGGCTAAGGTTCTTGACTTGATTCGCCGGTTGGTTGACTGGCGTCGCATTTCGGGTCGGTGGTGGCTGGTAATCCTGCTGTTCTGGCTGTGCCTTGATCTGGCCATGGCTGGCGCGGCATTTTGGCTGGGCATCGCTGATTCACCACTCGATCTGAACACGTCCCTGTTTTTCAATCCGGGCACGCTGCTGTTTCTCGTTCTGCTGTCATTCGTGTTTCCGGCTATCGAGGAAATAGGCTTGCGGGGATACTATCTGGATACCCTGCAACACCACTTTGGCCCCACAACTTCGGGTCTGGTAAATGGCACAGCGTGGGCTGTCTGGCACGCACCGTTTGTATGGTTCCCCAGCTATTACGCCAATACGACTTTCAACCCCGAGTTATACTGGTGGCTGCCTATGATCGTCTGCCAGACCCTATTGATGGTTCAGGTCTATAACCGGACAAGTCGAAGCATTCTCGCGGTGTTGATTTTCCACGGCATGATGAACTTTACCGGCGAGTGGCTTCGAATCTCGCCAGACATGTATCCCTTTATGTTGACAGGGAACCTCCTGGCTGCCGCTCTGTTGGTTCTCTGGTGGCATAGAAAGAAGGTCTGA
- a CDS encoding LysR family transcriptional regulator: MSLRRVPPLKGLRAFDAVARHLSFTRAAEELSLTTTAVSHRVRNLESWLEVKLFERKSNSIVLTREGEIYLPKIRQAFELIDAAQKDLDQKRARSHVNISTTMSFASNWLLPRLGEFKEKASYIDIHLEATDLRRDLLSGNPDIAVRYGNYSPESDDNFIRQKVVDDWSIAVCTPQMAESLKRPEDILEHTCIEYRWNQYSESDPSWAKWLKVAGLTPVSPPRLEIFNEEHMAIQHALSGRSIALVGRVAASIYLSEGRLIQPFPYQLKNKTYYVEFLESNSEKTALKSFSDWLVCQARDSFGEW, translated from the coding sequence ATGAGCCTCCGCCGCGTGCCACCTCTAAAAGGATTAAGAGCTTTTGATGCTGTTGCCCGACATTTGAGCTTTACTCGCGCGGCGGAGGAATTGTCCTTAACGACCACAGCAGTCAGTCACCGGGTAAGAAACCTGGAAAGCTGGCTGGAGGTGAAGCTGTTTGAAAGAAAATCAAATTCGATCGTCTTGACGAGAGAGGGTGAAATTTATCTTCCTAAAATTCGTCAAGCTTTCGAATTGATTGATGCTGCCCAGAAAGATTTGGATCAAAAGAGGGCGCGAAGCCACGTCAATATATCTACAACCATGTCGTTTGCCTCAAACTGGCTGTTACCGAGGCTGGGAGAGTTTAAAGAGAAGGCTTCCTATATCGATATTCACCTGGAGGCCACCGACCTGAGAAGGGACTTGCTCTCGGGTAACCCGGATATTGCAGTAAGGTACGGCAATTATTCACCTGAATCTGATGACAATTTCATTCGCCAAAAGGTTGTAGATGATTGGTCGATAGCTGTTTGCACGCCTCAAATGGCGGAAAGCCTTAAAAGGCCAGAAGATATTCTCGAACACACATGCATCGAGTATCGCTGGAATCAATACTCGGAAAGCGACCCCTCCTGGGCTAAATGGTTAAAGGTCGCCGGTTTAACGCCCGTATCTCCGCCTCGCCTCGAAATATTTAATGAAGAACATATGGCAATTCAGCATGCACTATCTGGGCGGAGTATAGCGTTGGTAGGCCGTGTCGCCGCTTCAATATACCTATCCGAAGGCCGACTCATACAACCATTTCCGTATCAGTTAAAGAATAAAACATATTATGTCGAGTTCTTAGAAAGCAATTCGGAAAAGACTGCATTGAAGTCTTTTAGCGACTGGCTGGTATGTCAGGCAAGAGATTCGTTTGGGGAATGGTAG
- a CDS encoding 2OG-Fe(II) oxygenase: MNEDPTIVVFEDFLEPGEVEQLVSAAQSKMKQALVSAAKSGVESPGRTGSNCWIPHGYNVIVEELAQRVADVVGLPLQHAESLQVVHYGEDQQYAPHYDAWDAGTERGQRCMARGGQRLITCLMYLNDPQQGGSTSFPNLDMEIRARKGRMLLFHNCQRGSNVRHPDTLHGGMPVLNGEKWACNFWFREQPYQTAPTTSRKSPPTPKFKRVI, from the coding sequence GTGAACGAAGACCCCACGATTGTGGTCTTCGAGGACTTTCTCGAGCCCGGGGAAGTCGAACAGCTGGTCAGCGCCGCACAATCCAAAATGAAGCAGGCCCTGGTCAGTGCTGCAAAATCCGGAGTCGAAAGCCCTGGCCGGACCGGCAGTAATTGCTGGATACCCCATGGCTACAACGTAATTGTCGAAGAACTGGCCCAGCGTGTTGCCGATGTCGTTGGTTTGCCGCTTCAGCATGCTGAATCCCTGCAAGTCGTTCATTATGGTGAGGATCAGCAGTACGCGCCCCATTATGATGCCTGGGATGCAGGCACGGAACGCGGCCAGCGTTGCATGGCCCGGGGTGGGCAACGCCTGATTACCTGCCTGATGTACCTCAATGACCCGCAGCAGGGCGGTAGTACTTCCTTTCCCAATCTGGACATGGAAATCAGGGCCCGAAAAGGCCGTATGCTGCTGTTTCACAATTGTCAGCGGGGCAGCAATGTCCGCCATCCCGACACTCTGCATGGCGGCATGCCGGTATTGAATGGGGAAAAATGGGCCTGTAATTTCTGGTTTCGTGAGCAGCCCTATCAAACAGCACCGACTACGTCGCGTAAATCCCCACCAACTCCGAAATTCAAGCGTGTTATCTAG
- a CDS encoding winged helix-turn-helix domain-containing protein has product MIIILNEYRIDTSSYRITRYDRPVEVEPQVFTVLQVLIENRHRTVTKEDLIDHVWQGRVMSDAAISSRIKSARQAIGDDGKTQRFIKTQHGIGFRFIGDVEIYPSPQDSPLLSAPSSVTANEATDHRPSIVILPFNAKSEKENNILAHGLAHDIITALSRLRWLKVISRSSAFQVANGTTDLQTLCQLTSVRYCLSGFLTVHSGYFTLSYELSDLQSGAVLVADQVQMRNEWINEVRQDIIKQLISSLELQISENEAQRAQLKSAENLDAWEAYHLATAHLYRFTATDNEKATALFRRATQLEPQFARAHAGLSAAEFQNAFNLYPGIDRKTSVSRAIGSAERSVELDRLDPLANFVMGRSHWLNGETDLSIPWLERAISLNPNYAHGFYAHGLASLMTSDAQRSYHNSEQAISLSPLDPFLYGFYGIKAFSYLADEDISNARIWAEKAAQQPEAIAVMDLLAAATCEMDSDALTAQKWLERGKRRKPDIDHQYFFKALPFGHGKVRALVQSSLERLGV; this is encoded by the coding sequence ATGATTATCATCTTGAACGAGTACCGGATTGATACCAGCAGCTATCGAATAACACGCTACGATCGCCCTGTTGAGGTAGAGCCGCAGGTTTTCACGGTGCTACAGGTTTTGATCGAGAACAGGCATCGTACGGTCACGAAAGAGGATCTGATTGACCATGTATGGCAGGGGCGCGTGATGTCGGATGCTGCCATATCCAGTCGGATCAAAAGTGCACGACAAGCCATTGGTGATGATGGAAAGACGCAACGCTTTATAAAGACTCAACACGGTATCGGCTTCCGTTTTATTGGCGACGTTGAGATTTATCCTTCTCCGCAGGATAGCCCTCTCTTATCAGCCCCCTCCTCTGTTACTGCAAACGAAGCAACAGATCATCGACCATCCATCGTTATCTTGCCGTTTAATGCGAAATCGGAGAAAGAGAACAACATCCTGGCCCACGGTTTGGCGCATGACATAATCACAGCCCTCTCTCGATTACGATGGCTGAAAGTGATTTCTCGCTCGAGTGCCTTCCAGGTTGCGAATGGCACAACAGATTTACAGACGCTTTGCCAACTCACGTCGGTTCGATATTGCTTGTCAGGGTTTCTGACAGTTCATAGCGGTTATTTCACGTTGAGCTATGAATTGTCAGACCTTCAAAGCGGCGCTGTGCTCGTCGCAGACCAGGTTCAAATGCGAAACGAGTGGATCAACGAAGTTCGTCAGGACATTATCAAACAACTTATCTCAAGCCTTGAACTTCAGATTTCTGAAAATGAAGCACAGCGTGCACAATTGAAGTCGGCTGAAAACCTTGACGCCTGGGAAGCCTACCACCTTGCCACAGCTCATCTTTATCGCTTTACCGCTACCGATAACGAAAAGGCAACAGCGCTGTTTCGTCGCGCTACACAGCTTGAACCGCAGTTCGCTCGAGCGCATGCGGGTTTGTCTGCGGCCGAGTTTCAGAATGCTTTCAACTTGTATCCGGGCATTGATCGGAAGACCTCTGTAAGCAGAGCAATAGGAAGCGCAGAGCGAAGCGTCGAGCTCGACCGTCTCGACCCCCTGGCAAACTTTGTGATGGGACGTAGCCACTGGCTTAACGGCGAAACAGATCTCAGCATCCCCTGGCTTGAGCGCGCTATTTCGTTGAACCCAAATTACGCGCATGGCTTCTATGCTCACGGCCTCGCATCACTCATGACGAGCGATGCGCAACGCAGCTATCACAACTCGGAGCAAGCCATTTCGCTCAGTCCATTAGATCCGTTTCTCTATGGTTTTTATGGCATTAAGGCGTTTTCCTATCTCGCCGATGAGGACATTTCAAACGCTCGAATATGGGCTGAAAAAGCTGCGCAACAACCAGAAGCCATCGCGGTGATGGATCTGCTCGCCGCCGCTACCTGCGAAATGGATAGCGACGCCCTCACCGCACAAAAGTGGCTTGAGCGAGGTAAACGACGCAAGCCCGACATTGACCATCAATACTTTTTTAAGGCACTTCCCTTCGGGCACGGAAAAGTCAGAGCGCTTGTTCAGTCTTCCCTGGAGCGTCTTGGCGTTTAA
- a CDS encoding YdiU family protein: MLKRLPRETPTVVANLDDLATLADYSFIDTLDCDPEGKADGADHSSRQVFSGHYVPVNPTPIENPEYVAHGKDLFRELGFADSMAQSGDFIRMFSGDLSHVAAPMRKVGWACGYALSIYGNEFIRQCPFQTGNGYGDGRAISVLEAVINGQRWEMQLKGAGRTPYCRGADGRAVLRSSVREFLAQEHMHALGVPTSRSLSLYVSKTEKVRRPWYSEGSRSIDPDVLISEPVAISTRVAPSFIRVGQIELFSRRARKQEHPQAVAELEKIVLHLIAREYDGVIDQTLTTAEKVVLLAREFRNRLTSLVANWIRVGYCQGNFNSDNCAAGGYTLDYGPFGFCDVFDPQFQPWTGGGQHFSFLNQPAAAERNFHSFCSALKPLLTAHPDCQRQLDEIESDFPKVMRVQMESMWAAKLGLDAFDADLFNELATLMMQTPVDYTLFFRELSSVPDDIESLKKSFYTGPTYAADPEGIDSRWSAWLAKWKSRTQSFSRKALSSQMKLVNPKYSLREWFVVPAYQQAAAGNYALLRELQDVMTQPYAEQSKTTEKQYYRLKPPELFQVGGSSHYSCSS, encoded by the coding sequence ATGCTCAAGCGACTGCCCCGGGAAACACCCACTGTTGTCGCTAATCTCGACGATCTCGCAACGTTGGCTGACTATTCGTTCATCGACACCCTCGACTGTGACCCTGAGGGGAAGGCAGACGGAGCCGACCATTCGTCGCGACAGGTCTTCTCGGGCCACTATGTTCCGGTCAATCCCACGCCCATCGAGAACCCCGAATACGTCGCGCACGGCAAAGACCTCTTTCGCGAATTGGGCTTCGCCGACAGCATGGCGCAGTCGGGCGACTTCATCCGCATGTTTTCCGGCGACTTGTCGCATGTTGCGGCGCCGATGCGCAAGGTCGGGTGGGCGTGTGGCTACGCACTTTCTATCTATGGCAACGAGTTCATCCGGCAATGCCCGTTCCAGACCGGAAACGGATACGGCGACGGTCGCGCTATTTCGGTGCTTGAAGCCGTCATCAATGGTCAGCGCTGGGAAATGCAACTGAAAGGTGCGGGGCGCACGCCTTACTGCCGCGGCGCGGACGGCCGGGCAGTTCTGCGGTCCAGTGTCCGGGAGTTCCTGGCACAGGAGCACATGCACGCGCTCGGTGTGCCCACGTCGCGGTCCCTCAGTCTGTACGTGTCGAAAACTGAGAAGGTCAGGCGTCCCTGGTATTCGGAGGGCTCACGCTCAATTGATCCGGATGTGCTCATATCCGAGCCGGTTGCCATCTCTACGCGCGTTGCACCGTCGTTCATCCGGGTAGGGCAGATCGAGCTGTTCAGTCGTCGTGCCCGCAAGCAGGAGCATCCGCAGGCGGTGGCGGAACTCGAGAAGATAGTTTTGCACCTGATCGCTCGCGAATACGATGGCGTTATCGACCAGACACTGACCACCGCCGAAAAAGTGGTGTTGCTCGCACGTGAATTCCGCAACCGGCTGACGTCGCTTGTGGCGAATTGGATCCGTGTTGGCTACTGCCAGGGCAATTTTAACAGCGACAACTGTGCGGCCGGCGGTTACACGCTTGATTATGGCCCCTTTGGATTCTGCGACGTGTTCGATCCGCAATTTCAACCATGGACGGGTGGCGGGCAACACTTCTCTTTCCTTAACCAACCAGCGGCGGCAGAACGCAATTTCCACTCGTTTTGTTCGGCGTTGAAACCATTGTTGACGGCACATCCGGACTGCCAGCGTCAGCTCGACGAGATTGAAAGTGATTTCCCGAAAGTGATGCGAGTTCAGATGGAGAGTATGTGGGCGGCCAAACTGGGACTGGACGCTTTTGACGCGGACCTGTTCAACGAGCTCGCAACGTTGATGATGCAAACGCCGGTTGATTACACGCTGTTTTTCCGGGAACTCTCGTCGGTGCCGGATGATATTGAATCACTCAAGAAAAGCTTCTATACCGGCCCGACGTACGCTGCAGATCCCGAAGGGATAGACAGCCGCTGGTCGGCCTGGCTCGCAAAATGGAAATCGCGCACCCAATCTTTCTCTCGTAAGGCGCTTTCCAGTCAGATGAAACTCGTCAACCCGAAGTACAGTTTGAGGGAGTGGTTTGTCGTGCCTGCCTATCAGCAAGCGGCAGCAGGGAACTATGCTTTACTGCGAGAACTGCAGGACGTCATGACGCAGCCATACGCCGAGCAATCGAAGACCACGGAGAAACAATATTACCGGCTGAAGCCGCCGGAGCTGTTTCAGGTTGGTGGATCGTCACACTATAGCTGCTCGTCGTGA
- a CDS encoding fatty acid desaturase, producing MGQICGLIILLPHRFFRYEHCDHHTYTQLPGQDPEHIPTPKTYREYLLYLSAIPYWKAKFTEVSRHAMGRLSDVEKRFIRMTEHVGRPNVAQISDNTRTNLVSVSWRFLCWNMNYHAEHHYVPLVPYHALPRLHQKLRDHIYVEPRGYLGAHIDILRQIHEARA from the coding sequence TTGGGGCAGATATGCGGACTGATTATCCTGCTGCCGCACCGCTTCTTTCGGTATGAGCATTGCGACCACCACACCTATACCCAGCTACCCGGGCAAGACCCGGAGCATATCCCGACGCCGAAAACTTATCGTGAATACCTGCTCTACCTGTCCGCGATCCCGTACTGGAAGGCCAAGTTCACGGAGGTTTCGCGCCATGCCATGGGGCGGCTTTCGGACGTCGAAAAGCGTTTCATCCGGATGACCGAACATGTGGGTCGCCCAAACGTGGCGCAGATAAGTGACAACACTCGCACTAACCTCGTTTCGGTCTCATGGAGGTTCCTGTGCTGGAACATGAACTACCATGCGGAACATCACTATGTGCCCCTGGTTCCCTACCACGCCCTACCACGCCTGCACCAAAAGCTTCGTGATCATATTTATGTCGAGCCGCGCGGCTATCTCGGCGCTCATATCGACATCCTTCGGCAGATCCACGAGGCACGAGCATGA